In Amycolatopsis jiangsuensis, the following proteins share a genomic window:
- a CDS encoding TetR/AcrR family transcriptional regulator, which translates to MTARQRLIRTATELLTGSGVEAVTLRGIAKAAGVSHGAPLRHFSGRAELLSAVAAVGFTQLLGHSTRLPAGTPRVRLTAACHAYVDFALANPAMFELMFRRDLIDSEEPQLVTASSAVFDYFAELVQLHLAEAGEGGVRTEADPRLVAASLWAALHGLAQLWLWGGLAEASFAPSPEAALAVTLDAYLGA; encoded by the coding sequence TTGACTGCTCGGCAACGACTGATCCGCACCGCCACGGAACTGCTCACCGGCTCGGGCGTGGAGGCCGTGACGTTGCGCGGGATCGCGAAGGCCGCCGGAGTCTCGCACGGTGCTCCGCTACGGCACTTCTCCGGCCGTGCCGAACTACTGTCGGCAGTCGCGGCAGTCGGCTTCACACAGCTGCTCGGACACAGCACACGCCTACCCGCCGGGACACCGCGCGTACGCCTGACCGCCGCCTGCCACGCGTACGTCGACTTCGCGCTCGCCAACCCGGCGATGTTCGAGCTGATGTTCCGCCGCGACCTGATCGACTCGGAAGAGCCACAGCTCGTCACGGCCAGCAGCGCGGTCTTCGACTACTTCGCGGAGCTCGTCCAGCTCCACCTCGCCGAAGCGGGCGAAGGCGGCGTACGCACCGAAGCAGATCCACGCCTCGTCGCCGCGTCGCTGTGGGCTGCGTTGCACGGCCTCGCGCAGCTGTGGCTGTGGGGTGGCTTGGCGGAGGCGAGCTTCGCACCGTCTCCCGAAGCAGCACTGGCCGTGACGCTCGACGCGTATCTGGGGGCGTGA
- a CDS encoding MOSC domain-containing protein: protein MLSLENVYVGEPQVLGHRRAEPVLSAIRKARVAEPELALSELNLDGDRQADLTVHGGVDKAVYVYPAGHYADWVADGFEVSRGDFGENLSLSGAAEDDVRIGDVWAWGDALVQVSQPRSPCFKLAMRTGRKDVVPAMLDTGRCGWYLRVLKSGTVPTSGPVEVVERSAGPTVAEVVVVAHVNYAQLPAERVEPALELAGRILSAPALAESYRSGPLSTVERWRARRAG, encoded by the coding sequence ATGCTGTCGTTGGAGAACGTCTATGTGGGGGAACCGCAGGTGCTCGGCCACCGGCGAGCGGAGCCGGTGCTGAGCGCGATCCGCAAGGCCAGGGTCGCCGAACCGGAGCTGGCGCTGTCCGAGCTGAACCTGGACGGGGACCGCCAGGCCGACCTGACCGTGCACGGCGGTGTCGACAAAGCGGTTTACGTCTATCCGGCCGGGCACTACGCGGACTGGGTGGCCGACGGGTTCGAGGTGAGCCGCGGCGACTTCGGCGAGAACCTGTCGCTGTCCGGTGCGGCCGAGGACGACGTGCGGATCGGGGACGTCTGGGCGTGGGGAGACGCGCTGGTCCAGGTGTCCCAGCCGCGGAGTCCGTGCTTCAAGCTCGCCATGCGCACCGGCCGCAAGGACGTCGTCCCGGCGATGCTCGACACCGGCCGGTGCGGCTGGTACCTGCGGGTGCTCAAGTCCGGCACGGTGCCCACGTCCGGTCCGGTCGAGGTGGTGGAGCGCTCGGCCGGCCCGACTGTCGCCGAGGTGGTCGTGGTCGCGCACGTCAACTACGCCCAGCTGCCCGCCGAGCGGGTCGAGCCCGCGCTGGAGCTGGCCGGACGGATCCTGTCCGCACCCGCGCTGGCCGAGTCCTACCGGTCCGGCCCGCTGTCCACAGTGGAGCGTTGGCGGGCCCGCCGTGCCGGTTGA
- a CDS encoding M20 family metallopeptidase, translating into MIPDELLAEARRHVDSGRFFGELAVLVGHPTVSDRPEGRAAIETYLSEVLTPRLAALGCATEVHPNPDPAGGPFLVGTRLESPELPTLLCYGHADVVDGHAGQWSEDRDPWTLTADGDRWYGRGAADNKGQHLITLTALRLLLEHQGALGFNLKFLFETGEEIGSPGLTEFAEQHDELLRADVLIASDGPRLDAATPTLFLGARGSVRIALDVDLRPDAYHSGNWGGLLRNPATTLAGAISCLVDGHGRIQVPELLPERLPETVREALEGVTVANTPGDPVPDEGWGAPGLSPAERLYGWNTLEVLSLGAADIDRPVNAIPGRARAMLQLRYVTGTDVAAVAGAVTKHLAAQGFPMVRVTVESSYRASRTPVEDPWVRWARAVLAELSPGPVALLPSFGGGLPNHVFTDVLGLPTLWLPHSYPGCLQHAPDEHLLAPIAREGLVLATGLFHALGQRALSRSAAPIPRR; encoded by the coding sequence GTGATCCCCGACGAACTGCTCGCCGAAGCCCGCCGGCACGTCGACTCCGGTCGCTTCTTCGGCGAACTGGCCGTCCTGGTCGGCCATCCGACGGTGAGCGATCGTCCGGAGGGCCGAGCCGCGATCGAGACCTACCTGTCCGAAGTCCTGACGCCACGGCTGGCCGCGCTCGGCTGCGCGACCGAGGTGCACCCGAACCCCGATCCGGCGGGCGGGCCGTTCCTCGTCGGGACGCGGCTGGAGTCGCCGGAGCTGCCGACCCTGTTGTGCTACGGCCATGCCGACGTGGTCGACGGACACGCCGGACAGTGGAGCGAGGACCGCGATCCGTGGACCCTGACCGCCGACGGCGACCGCTGGTACGGCCGAGGCGCCGCGGACAACAAGGGCCAGCACCTGATCACCCTGACGGCGTTGCGGCTGCTGCTGGAGCATCAGGGCGCTCTCGGGTTCAACCTCAAGTTCCTCTTCGAGACCGGCGAGGAGATCGGCTCCCCCGGTCTGACCGAATTCGCCGAGCAGCACGACGAACTCCTGCGGGCCGACGTTCTCATCGCCTCCGACGGTCCCCGCCTGGACGCGGCGACGCCGACGCTGTTCCTCGGCGCCCGCGGCAGCGTCCGGATCGCCCTCGACGTGGATCTGCGCCCGGACGCCTACCACTCCGGCAACTGGGGCGGGCTGCTGCGCAACCCCGCGACCACGCTGGCCGGCGCGATTTCCTGCCTGGTCGACGGCCACGGCCGAATCCAGGTGCCCGAGCTGCTGCCTGAGCGCCTCCCGGAGACCGTGCGAGAGGCGCTCGAGGGCGTCACGGTCGCGAACACGCCGGGCGACCCGGTTCCGGACGAGGGCTGGGGAGCGCCCGGGCTGAGCCCCGCCGAACGGCTGTACGGCTGGAACACCCTGGAAGTCCTGTCGCTCGGCGCGGCCGACATCGACCGTCCGGTGAACGCGATCCCGGGCCGGGCGCGGGCGATGCTGCAACTGCGTTACGTGACCGGCACCGACGTCGCGGCGGTGGCCGGCGCCGTCACGAAGCACCTTGCGGCACAAGGCTTTCCGATGGTTCGGGTGACCGTGGAAAGCAGCTACCGCGCCAGCCGCACGCCAGTCGAGGACCCGTGGGTCCGGTGGGCCCGAGCCGTGCTCGCCGAACTCTCCCCCGGCCCGGTCGCGCTCCTGCCGAGCTTCGGCGGCGGCCTGCCCAACCACGTGTTCACCGACGTCCTCGGCCTGCCCACGCTCTGGCTGCCGCATTCGTACCCCGGCTGCCTGCAGCACGCGCCGGACGAGCACCTGCTCGCACCCATCGCCCGGGAAGGGCTCGTGCTCGCCACCGGCTTGTTCCACGCCCTCGGACAGCGGGCGCTCAGCCGTTCAGCCGCGCCGATTCCTCGTCGCTGA
- a CDS encoding NAD(P)H-binding protein, with translation MIVVTGATGNVGRPLTRALAEAGHQVAAVSRNAPAEGADGVRHVAADLSESGGLDPVLTGAKALFLLLPGDLHATGADPADLIGRAVAAGVRRVVLLSSQGVATRPFGRTRVALRGVEDLLRESGLEWAVLRPGGFASNALWWAESVRTQRLVAAPFGDVGVPILDPADIAEVAAACLTDDRYLGDVYTLTGPEVITPREQAAAIGTALGSPVRFHELTRAEAKAAMAQSMPAELADDTLDILGAPNAAELRISPDVERVLGRRPRTFADWVTRTVAAFR, from the coding sequence ATGATCGTGGTGACCGGGGCGACCGGGAACGTGGGAAGACCGTTGACCCGAGCGCTGGCCGAGGCCGGCCACCAGGTGGCGGCAGTGTCGCGGAACGCGCCGGCCGAGGGCGCTGACGGTGTCCGCCACGTCGCGGCCGACCTGTCCGAGTCCGGCGGCCTCGACCCGGTGCTGACCGGCGCGAAAGCGTTGTTCCTGCTACTGCCCGGCGATCTCCACGCCACCGGCGCCGACCCGGCGGACCTCATCGGCCGGGCGGTGGCCGCCGGGGTCCGCCGCGTCGTCCTGCTCTCCTCGCAGGGCGTGGCGACCCGGCCGTTCGGCCGGACGCGGGTCGCGCTGCGGGGAGTGGAGGACCTCCTGCGCGAGTCCGGCCTGGAGTGGGCCGTCCTGCGGCCGGGTGGTTTCGCGTCCAACGCACTGTGGTGGGCCGAATCCGTCCGCACACAGCGGCTCGTCGCGGCCCCCTTCGGCGACGTCGGGGTGCCGATCCTCGACCCGGCGGACATCGCCGAGGTCGCGGCCGCGTGCCTGACCGACGATCGGTACCTCGGCGACGTGTACACGCTGACCGGTCCCGAGGTGATCACGCCGCGCGAGCAGGCCGCGGCCATCGGCACCGCGCTCGGCTCGCCGGTGCGGTTCCACGAGCTGACCCGTGCCGAGGCGAAGGCCGCCATGGCACAGAGCATGCCGGCCGAACTCGCCGACGACACCTTGGACATCCTCGGCGCACCGAACGCCGCCGAGCTGCGGATCAGCCCGGACGTCGAGCGGGTCCTGGGCCGCCGGCCGCGTACCTTCGCCGACTGGGTCACGCGCACTGTCGCCGCGTTCCGCTGA
- a CDS encoding DUF779 domain-containing protein gives MSERVDLTPAAADLLRRLVPAHGPVMFHQSGGCCDGSAPMCYPAGEFKVGERDVHLGDLTVDGIEDVPVWMSGPQFEYWKHTHLTIDVVPGRGSGFSLEAPEGVRFLIRSRLFSDEESARLNG, from the coding sequence ATGAGTGAGCGGGTGGACCTGACACCGGCCGCCGCGGACCTGCTGCGGCGGCTGGTGCCGGCCCACGGCCCGGTGATGTTCCACCAGTCCGGCGGCTGCTGCGACGGCAGTGCCCCGATGTGTTACCCGGCAGGCGAATTCAAGGTCGGCGAGCGCGACGTGCACCTCGGCGACCTGACCGTTGACGGCATCGAGGATGTGCCGGTGTGGATGTCCGGACCGCAGTTCGAGTACTGGAAGCACACGCATCTCACCATCGACGTCGTGCCCGGCCGCGGTAGCGGGTTCTCCTTGGAGGCCCCGGAAGGAGTGCGGTTCCTGATCCGGTCCCGGCTGTTCAGCGACGAGGAATCGGCGCGGCTGAACGGCTGA
- a CDS encoding SGNH/GDSL hydrolase family protein: MGYRTFVTVGDSCAEGLDDPYPDRSQYRGWADFVANRLAEDDPGFRYANLAVRGRRLDQITAEQLPAAQRHEPDLIALFGGGNDVMTRGWDARTVARRVDAAIRRCTQIAPAVVTFTLSDIAHRMPFGRRMRPRITALNDAIREASVSYGATLVDLWPDQAAHDSRYFGADRLHLSQAGHLRVAGHVLDRLGVPHDEGWLRPLPGLPSRSSRLADLQWVWQEVLPVGVTRLRNQLTGRSPGDGFLPKRPDLLPVVFSEAQV; encoded by the coding sequence ATGGGCTACCGCACTTTCGTCACCGTCGGCGACAGCTGCGCCGAGGGCTTGGACGACCCGTACCCCGACCGGAGCCAGTACCGCGGCTGGGCGGACTTCGTGGCGAACCGGCTGGCCGAGGACGATCCCGGGTTCCGCTACGCCAACCTCGCGGTGCGCGGACGGCGGCTGGACCAGATCACCGCCGAGCAGCTGCCCGCCGCGCAGCGGCACGAGCCCGACCTGATCGCCTTGTTCGGCGGAGGCAACGACGTGATGACCCGCGGCTGGGACGCCCGCACGGTCGCGCGCCGGGTGGACGCCGCGATCCGGCGGTGCACACAGATCGCGCCGGCGGTGGTCACCTTCACCCTGAGCGACATCGCGCACCGGATGCCGTTCGGCCGGCGGATGCGCCCGCGGATCACCGCGCTCAACGACGCCATCCGCGAGGCGTCGGTCAGCTACGGCGCCACGCTCGTGGACCTGTGGCCGGACCAGGCCGCCCACGATTCCCGCTACTTCGGCGCGGACCGGCTGCACCTGTCCCAGGCCGGGCACCTGCGGGTGGCCGGGCACGTGCTCGACCGGCTCGGCGTACCGCACGACGAGGGCTGGCTGCGTCCGCTGCCCGGGCTGCCGTCCCGTTCGAGCCGCCTCGCCGATCTGCAATGGGTGTGGCAGGAGGTGCTGCCGGTGGGCGTCACCCGGCTCCGCAACCAGCTCACCGGCCGCAGCCCTGGCGACGGTTTCCTGCCGAAGCGACCCGACCTGCTGCCCGTGGTCTTTTCCGAAGCACAGGTGTGA
- a CDS encoding TetR/AcrR family transcriptional regulator gives MPVDGRVARGDATRRLVLRRAVDVASVHGLAGLSVGGLAGELGLSKSGVFALFGSKEDLQLAAVEAAQGIFAEHVLAPARATPDGLPRLRVLCESWLDYSQQRVFPGGCFFFNVSAEFDAQPGRVRDAIAAMGRAFLAEIRACAAEAVSLGQLDADPELLAFELHALGRAANADAMLHGSAEPYRLARRAVAARLAQGQST, from the coding sequence GTGCCGGTTGACGGCCGGGTCGCCAGGGGAGACGCGACGCGCCGCCTGGTGCTGCGCCGGGCGGTGGACGTCGCGTCCGTGCACGGGCTCGCCGGCCTTTCGGTCGGCGGGCTGGCCGGCGAGCTGGGGCTGAGCAAAAGCGGCGTGTTCGCGCTGTTCGGGTCCAAAGAGGACCTACAACTCGCGGCTGTCGAAGCGGCGCAGGGCATTTTCGCGGAACATGTACTCGCGCCCGCACGCGCGACGCCGGACGGGCTGCCCCGGCTGCGGGTGCTCTGCGAGAGCTGGCTGGACTACTCGCAGCAGCGTGTCTTTCCTGGTGGTTGCTTCTTCTTCAACGTCAGCGCGGAGTTCGACGCTCAGCCGGGCCGGGTCCGGGACGCGATCGCCGCGATGGGCCGGGCGTTCCTGGCCGAAATCCGCGCATGCGCTGCCGAGGCCGTGTCCCTCGGCCAGCTCGACGCGGATCCGGAGCTGCTCGCGTTCGAACTGCACGCGCTCGGCCGGGCGGCCAACGCCGACGCGATGCTGCACGGCAGCGCCGAGCCGTACCGGCTGGCGCGCCGTGCCGTCGCCGCGCGGCTGGCTCAAGGCCAGTCGACCTGA
- the exaC gene encoding acetaldehyde dehydrogenase ExaC, with the protein MAVFAAPNTDGAVVDYESRYDHYIGGEYVAPAGGQYFENPTPVTGRTFTEIARGTAADIEKALDAAEGAAPAWGRTSVEERSGVLLKIADRMEQNLERIAVAEAWENGKAVRETLAADIPLAIDHFRYFAGALRGQEGGISQIDEHTVAYHFHEPLGVVGQIIPWNFPILMAVWKLAPALAAGNAVVLKPAEQTPASIHLLMSIIGDLIPPGVVNIVNGFGVEAGKPLASSNRVRKVAFTGETTTGRLILQYASENIIPVTVELGGKSPNIFFDDVAAQNDAFYDKAQEGFALFALNQGEVCTCPSRALIQSGIYDRFLGDGVERVKKIKQGNPLDTETQVGAQASNDQLEKILSYIDIGKQEGAKVLTGGGKADLGGDLAGGYYVQPTVFEGDNKMRVFQEEIFGPVVSVAKFDDYADALKIANDTLYGLGAGVWSRDGNTAYRAGRDIQAGRVWVNNYHAYPAHAAFGGYKASGIGRENHKMMLDHYQQTKNLLVSYSDQALGFF; encoded by the coding sequence ATGGCCGTTTTCGCCGCACCGAACACCGACGGCGCCGTCGTCGACTACGAGAGCCGCTACGACCACTACATCGGCGGCGAGTACGTCGCTCCGGCGGGCGGGCAGTATTTCGAGAACCCGACGCCGGTCACCGGCCGGACCTTCACCGAGATTGCGCGGGGCACGGCGGCCGACATCGAGAAGGCGCTCGACGCGGCCGAAGGGGCCGCGCCGGCCTGGGGCCGCACGTCGGTCGAGGAACGTTCCGGGGTGCTGCTCAAGATCGCCGACCGGATGGAGCAGAACCTCGAGCGGATCGCGGTCGCCGAAGCCTGGGAGAACGGCAAGGCGGTACGGGAGACCCTCGCGGCCGACATCCCGCTGGCGATCGACCACTTCCGCTACTTCGCCGGCGCGCTGCGCGGCCAGGAGGGCGGGATCTCGCAGATCGACGAGCACACCGTCGCCTACCACTTCCACGAACCGCTCGGCGTGGTCGGCCAGATCATCCCGTGGAACTTCCCGATCCTGATGGCGGTGTGGAAGCTCGCGCCGGCACTGGCCGCGGGCAACGCCGTGGTGCTGAAGCCCGCGGAGCAGACGCCGGCCTCGATCCACCTGCTCATGTCGATCATCGGCGACCTCATTCCGCCGGGCGTGGTGAACATCGTCAACGGCTTCGGCGTGGAGGCGGGCAAACCGCTCGCGTCGAGCAACCGCGTGCGGAAGGTCGCGTTCACCGGGGAAACCACCACCGGGCGGCTGATCCTGCAGTACGCCAGCGAGAACATCATCCCGGTCACGGTGGAGCTCGGCGGCAAGAGCCCGAACATCTTCTTCGACGACGTCGCCGCGCAGAACGACGCGTTCTACGACAAGGCGCAGGAAGGCTTCGCGCTCTTCGCGCTGAACCAGGGCGAGGTCTGCACCTGCCCGTCGCGCGCGCTGATCCAGTCCGGCATCTACGACCGGTTCCTCGGCGACGGCGTCGAGCGGGTGAAGAAGATCAAGCAGGGCAATCCGCTGGACACCGAGACCCAGGTCGGTGCGCAGGCCTCCAACGACCAGCTGGAGAAGATCCTGTCCTACATCGACATCGGCAAACAGGAGGGCGCGAAGGTGCTCACCGGCGGGGGAAAGGCCGACCTCGGCGGCGACCTCGCCGGCGGCTACTACGTGCAGCCGACGGTGTTCGAGGGCGACAACAAGATGCGCGTCTTCCAGGAGGAGATCTTCGGCCCGGTGGTGTCCGTGGCGAAGTTCGACGACTACGCGGACGCACTCAAGATCGCCAACGACACCCTCTACGGCCTCGGCGCCGGGGTGTGGTCGCGCGACGGCAACACCGCCTACCGCGCCGGGCGCGACATTCAGGCCGGCCGGGTATGGGTGAACAACTACCACGCCTACCCCGCGCACGCGGCCTTCGGCGGCTACAAGGCCTCCGGGATCGGGCGGGAGAACCACAAGATGATGCTGGACCACTACCAGCAGACGAAGAACCTGCTCGTCTCCTACTCCGACCAGGCGCTGGGCTTCTTCTGA
- a CDS encoding winged helix-turn-helix transcriptional regulator has product MVGGPQFTPAGPEARYEVFHTDCPARNVVDHVTSRWGIWILISLRSTDLRFYELRESIHGISEKMLAQSLRTLVRDGLVWREVEPTTPPQVTYGLTDFGRDLGEPLEELFDRITRQLPPLQAD; this is encoded by the coding sequence ATGGTGGGAGGCCCGCAGTTCACCCCGGCCGGGCCGGAGGCTCGGTATGAGGTGTTTCACACCGACTGCCCGGCGAGGAACGTGGTCGACCACGTGACCAGCCGATGGGGAATCTGGATCCTGATCTCCTTGCGCAGTACCGACCTTCGGTTCTACGAGCTGCGCGAGAGCATTCACGGGATCAGCGAGAAGATGCTCGCGCAGAGCCTGCGCACGCTGGTGCGGGACGGGCTGGTCTGGCGCGAGGTCGAGCCGACGACGCCACCCCAGGTCACCTACGGGCTGACCGATTTCGGCCGGGACCTCGGCGAGCCGCTGGAGGAGCTGTTCGACCGGATCACGCGGCAGTTGCCACCGCTCCAAGCCGACTAG
- a CDS encoding helix-turn-helix domain-containing protein, with product MAERPESDLLRDPESYARLLQRVRDAVLTGVPSPRSPRSVVSESWERSLAARVDPEQGEAPLVFERAELNDLRAGHPLAAVLPLLRETLVSIAEDAEHMMVVTDADGLVLWREGATGVLLRADSLSLAEGTRWSEEATGTNAMGTALATGEPVQIYSAEHLVRRYHNWTCAAAPVRDPDTGALLGSIDVTGPLRTVHPAMLALVTASAQLAEGRLRAQLAVRDEKMRRANMRHLEALRGRPGALLSAGGRVLATEACLLPSTVEVRRGGGTVTLPDGRIATVDPLDEGFLLRVATTGAAPRRRLLLEYLTDGAGSTTVDGRDIPFTLRHAELLTLLALHPRGLSAEQLALQLYGESGNPVTVRAEIHRLRTQLGTGVVQTRPYRLAADLDADFLRARTALRRGDAGAAARCFRGPLLPGSESPAILEERESITAQVRRLVLNSDAPENLWSFWETSCGADDVEVLDALCAALDHTDPRLAVARAHRARLR from the coding sequence GTGGCGGAGCGGCCCGAATCCGACCTGCTGCGCGATCCGGAGTCCTACGCGCGGCTGCTTCAGCGTGTCCGTGACGCGGTGCTCACCGGGGTGCCGTCGCCGCGTTCGCCGCGGTCGGTGGTCTCCGAGTCCTGGGAGCGCTCGCTCGCCGCGCGGGTCGATCCGGAGCAGGGCGAGGCCCCGCTGGTCTTCGAACGGGCGGAGCTGAACGACCTGCGTGCCGGGCATCCGCTCGCCGCGGTGCTCCCGCTGCTGCGGGAAACGCTGGTGAGCATCGCCGAAGACGCCGAGCACATGATGGTGGTGACCGACGCGGACGGCCTGGTGCTGTGGCGCGAGGGCGCCACCGGCGTGCTGCTGCGTGCGGACAGCCTCTCCCTCGCCGAGGGCACCCGGTGGAGCGAGGAGGCCACCGGCACGAACGCGATGGGCACCGCGCTGGCCACCGGCGAACCGGTGCAGATCTACTCCGCCGAGCATCTGGTCCGGCGCTATCACAACTGGACGTGCGCCGCGGCTCCGGTGCGCGATCCGGACACCGGCGCGCTGCTGGGGTCGATCGACGTGACCGGGCCGCTGCGTACCGTGCACCCGGCGATGCTGGCGCTGGTCACGGCCAGCGCCCAGCTCGCCGAAGGACGGCTGCGCGCCCAGCTTGCGGTGCGGGACGAGAAGATGCGCCGGGCCAACATGCGCCATCTGGAAGCACTTCGCGGCCGCCCCGGCGCACTGCTTTCCGCCGGCGGCCGGGTGCTGGCGACCGAGGCCTGCCTGCTTCCCTCCACTGTGGAGGTTCGGCGCGGCGGAGGCACGGTGACCCTGCCGGACGGCCGCATCGCCACCGTCGACCCGCTCGACGAGGGTTTCCTGCTGCGCGTGGCCACGACCGGCGCGGCTCCCCGCCGCAGACTCCTGCTGGAATACCTCACCGACGGCGCCGGTTCGACCACTGTGGACGGCCGGGACATCCCGTTCACCTTGCGCCACGCGGAATTGCTCACGCTGCTCGCGCTGCATCCACGGGGGCTCTCGGCCGAGCAGCTGGCCTTGCAGCTGTACGGAGAAAGCGGGAACCCGGTCACCGTGCGCGCGGAGATCCACCGCCTGCGCACCCAGCTCGGCACCGGCGTGGTGCAGACCCGGCCGTACCGGCTGGCCGCCGACCTCGACGCGGACTTCCTGCGCGCGCGGACCGCCTTGCGCCGCGGCGACGCCGGCGCGGCCGCCCGCTGCTTCCGCGGTCCGCTGCTGCCCGGTTCGGAATCGCCCGCGATCCTGGAGGAACGCGAGTCGATCACCGCGCAGGTCCGCCGGCTGGTGCTGAACAGCGACGCCCCGGAAAACCTGTGGTCGTTCTGGGAAACCTCTTGCGGCGCGGACGATGTCGAAGTGCTCGATGCGCTGTGCGCGGCGTTGGACCACACCGATCCGCGGCTGGCGGTGGCCCGCGCCCACCGCGCGCGACTGCGTTAG
- a CDS encoding NAD(P)H-binding protein, producing MKILVVGGSGLLGRHVLDELRLRGHETTAVARTAREGVDRVLDVAKASHEELRELLSGHDGLVFAGGMDDRVVGKGPVEPRLYAGNVTPVAALMRAAREAGCTRAAVLASYYTYFDRVHPEWGLAAKHPYVRSRLEQARVARETAGPGLPVAMIEVPFVFGVASGRVPQWSVPVVKWVRSSAPLFAPPGGSAATSARGVGVVTADALEQASGADVPVVEENLRWNDMLGRMARAAGRPRPVRGAPAGVLRAMFRLGGRLNALTGKRPGLTVEHMDSLLLRELFVDPSHPRALDEEIRETATAG from the coding sequence ATGAAGATCCTCGTTGTGGGTGGTAGCGGCCTGCTGGGCCGGCACGTGCTCGATGAACTCCGACTGCGTGGCCACGAGACGACCGCGGTGGCGCGTACGGCGCGCGAAGGTGTCGACCGGGTCCTCGACGTCGCGAAGGCGTCCCATGAGGAGTTGCGCGAGCTGCTCTCCGGACACGACGGTCTCGTCTTCGCCGGTGGCATGGATGACCGGGTAGTCGGCAAGGGGCCGGTCGAGCCACGGCTGTACGCGGGCAATGTCACGCCCGTCGCCGCGTTGATGCGCGCGGCGCGCGAAGCAGGCTGTACGCGGGCGGCTGTGCTCGCCTCGTACTACACGTACTTCGACCGTGTGCATCCCGAGTGGGGGCTTGCCGCGAAGCATCCGTACGTGCGTAGCCGGCTGGAGCAGGCGCGCGTCGCCCGGGAAACGGCCGGGCCGGGTCTGCCGGTCGCGATGATCGAGGTGCCGTTCGTCTTCGGCGTCGCGTCCGGGCGTGTGCCGCAGTGGTCGGTGCCGGTGGTGAAGTGGGTGCGTTCGTCCGCGCCGCTGTTCGCGCCGCCGGGCGGTAGCGCCGCCACGAGCGCGCGGGGCGTCGGCGTGGTGACTGCGGACGCGCTGGAACAGGCGTCCGGCGCAGACGTTCCGGTGGTCGAGGAAAACCTGCGGTGGAACGACATGCTCGGCCGGATGGCGCGGGCCGCCGGCCGTCCGCGGCCGGTACGGGGAGCGCCGGCCGGAGTGCTGCGTGCGATGTTCCGGCTCGGCGGCAGGCTGAACGCGCTCACCGGCAAACGCCCGGGCCTCACCGTCGAGCACATGGACAGCCTGCTGCTGCGAGAGCTGTTCGTGGACCCGTCCCATCCACGCGCGCTCGACGAGGAGATCCGGGAGACGGCGACCGCCGGCTAA